A window of the Enterobacteriaceae bacterium 4M9 genome harbors these coding sequences:
- the rplR gene encoding 50S ribosomal protein L18, whose translation MDKKSARIRRATRARRKLQELGATRLVVHRTPRHIYAQVIAPNGSEVLVAASTVEKAIAEQLKYTGNKDAAAAVGKAVAERALEKGIKDVSFDRSGFQYHGRVQALADAAREAGLQF comes from the coding sequence ATGGATAAGAAATCTGCTCGTATCCGTCGTGCGACCCGCGCACGTCGCAAGCTCCAGGAGCTTGGCGCAACTCGCCTGGTGGTACATCGTACCCCGCGTCATATTTACGCCCAGGTAATTGCCCCGAACGGTTCTGAAGTTCTGGTAGCCGCTTCTACTGTAGAGAAAGCTATCGCTGAGCAACTGAAGTATACCGGTAACAAGGATGCCGCTGCAGCTGTAGGTAAAGCTGTTGCTGAACGCGCATTGGAAAAAGGCATCAAAGATGTCTCCTTTGACCGTTCCGGTTTCCAATATCATGGTCGTGTCCAGGCACTGGCAGATGCTGCCCGTGAAGCTGGCCTTCAGTTCTAA
- the rpsE gene encoding 30S ribosomal protein S5, giving the protein MAHIEKQAGELQEKLIAVNRVSKTVKGGRIFSFTALTVVGDGNGRVGFGYGKAREVPAAIQKAMEKARRNMINVALNSGTLQHPVKGVHTGSRVFMQPASEGTGIIAGGAMRAVLEVAGVHNVLAKAYGSTNPINVVRATIDGLENMKSPEMVAAKRGKSVEEILG; this is encoded by the coding sequence ATGGCTCACATCGAAAAACAAGCTGGCGAACTGCAGGAAAAGCTGATCGCGGTAAACCGTGTATCTAAAACTGTAAAAGGTGGCCGTATTTTCTCCTTCACAGCACTGACTGTAGTGGGTGATGGTAACGGTCGCGTAGGTTTTGGCTACGGTAAAGCGCGCGAAGTTCCGGCAGCGATCCAGAAAGCGATGGAAAAAGCCCGTCGCAACATGATTAACGTCGCGCTGAACAGCGGCACCCTGCAGCACCCTGTTAAAGGCGTGCACACGGGGTCTCGCGTGTTCATGCAGCCGGCTTCCGAAGGTACCGGTATCATCGCCGGTGGTGCAATGCGCGCCGTTCTGGAAGTCGCTGGGGTTCATAACGTTCTGGCTAAGGCCTATGGTTCCACCAACCCGATCAACGTAGTTCGCGCAACTATCGATGGTCTGGAGAACATGAAGTCCCCAGAAATGGTCGCTGCCAAGCGTGGTAAATCCGTTGAAGAAATTCTGGGGTAA
- the rpmD gene encoding 50S ribosomal protein L30 → MAKTIKITQTRSAIGRLPKHKATLLGLGLRRIGHTVEREDTPAVRGMVNAVSYMVKVEE, encoded by the coding sequence ATGGCAAAGACTATTAAAATCACTCAAACCCGCAGCGCAATCGGTCGTTTGCCGAAACACAAGGCAACACTGCTTGGCTTGGGTCTGCGTCGTATTGGTCATACCGTTGAGCGCGAGGATACTCCCGCTGTTCGTGGTATGGTCAACGCGGTTTCCTACATGGTTAAAGTTGAGGAGTAA
- the rplO gene encoding 50S ribosomal protein L15 — translation MRLNTLSPAEGSKREGKRLGRGIGSGLGKTGGRGHKGQKSRSGGGVRRGFEGGQMPLYRRLPKFGFTSRKAMVTAEVRLSDLAKVEGDVVDLNTLKAANIIGIQIEFAKVILSGEVTRAVTVSGLRVTKGARAAIEAAGGKIEE, via the coding sequence ATGCGTTTAAATACTCTGTCTCCGGCCGAAGGGTCTAAGCGCGAAGGTAAGCGTCTGGGTCGTGGTATCGGTTCTGGCCTCGGTAAAACCGGTGGTCGTGGTCACAAAGGCCAGAAGTCTCGTTCTGGCGGTGGCGTACGTCGCGGGTTCGAGGGTGGCCAGATGCCGCTGTATCGTCGTCTGCCGAAATTCGGCTTCACCTCTCGCAAAGCGATGGTCACTGCAGAAGTTCGTCTGTCTGATCTCGCTAAAGTGGAAGGCGACGTAGTTGACCTGAACACGTTGAAAGCAGCTAACATTATCGGTATTCAGATTGAGTTCGCGAAAGTGATCCTGTCTGGCGAGGTAACTCGTGCGGTAACCGTTAGCGGTCTGCGTGTCACCAAAGGCGCTCGTGCTGCTATCGAAGCTGCTGGCGGTAAAATCGAGGAATAA
- the secY gene encoding preprotein translocase subunit SecY: protein MAKQPGLDFQSAKGGFGELKRRLLFVIGALIVFRIGSFIPIPGIDATVLAKLLDQQRGTIIEMFNMFSGGALSRASIFALGIMPYISASIIIQLLTVVHPTLAELKKEGESGRRKISQYTRYGTLVLAIFQSIGIATGLPNMPGMQGLVINPGFAFYFTAVVSLVTGTMFLMWLGEQITERGIGNGISIIIFAGIVAGLPSAIGHTIEQARQGDLHFLLLLLVAVLVFAVTFFVVFVERGQRRIVVNYAKRQQGRRVYAAQSTHLPLKVNMAGVIPAIFASSIILFPATIASWFGGGTGWNWLTTISLYLQPGQPLYVLLYASAIIFFCFFYTALVFNPRETAENLKKSGAFVPGIRPGEQTAKYIDKVMTRLTLVGALYITFICLIPEFMRDAMKVPFYFGGTSLLIVVVVIMDFMAQVQTLMMSSQYESALKKANLKG, encoded by the coding sequence ATGGCAAAGCAACCAGGATTAGATTTTCAAAGTGCTAAGGGCGGTTTCGGCGAACTGAAACGCAGACTTCTGTTTGTAATCGGTGCGCTGATCGTGTTCCGCATTGGTTCTTTTATTCCGATCCCTGGTATCGATGCCACTGTTCTTGCCAAACTGCTTGATCAACAGCGTGGCACCATCATTGAAATGTTTAACATGTTCTCTGGTGGTGCTCTGAGCCGTGCTTCTATCTTTGCTCTGGGTATTATGCCGTACATTTCGGCTTCTATTATTATCCAGCTGCTGACGGTGGTTCATCCCACCCTGGCAGAACTGAAGAAAGAAGGGGAGTCTGGTCGTCGTAAGATTAGCCAGTACACCCGCTACGGCACGTTGGTGTTGGCGATATTCCAGTCGATCGGTATTGCTACCGGTTTGCCGAATATGCCTGGCATGCAAGGCCTGGTCATTAACCCAGGCTTTGCATTCTATTTCACCGCTGTTGTGAGTCTGGTCACCGGGACAATGTTCCTGATGTGGCTGGGTGAACAGATTACTGAGCGCGGTATCGGTAACGGTATCTCAATCATAATCTTCGCAGGTATTGTTGCGGGTCTTCCGTCGGCCATTGGCCATACCATCGAGCAAGCGCGGCAGGGCGACCTGCACTTCCTTCTGTTGCTGTTGGTTGCAGTATTAGTATTCGCAGTGACCTTCTTCGTTGTCTTTGTTGAACGTGGTCAACGCCGCATTGTGGTGAACTACGCGAAACGTCAACAGGGTCGCCGTGTCTATGCTGCACAGAGCACACATTTACCGCTGAAAGTGAATATGGCTGGTGTAATCCCGGCGATTTTCGCTTCCAGTATTATTCTGTTCCCGGCAACCATCGCGTCATGGTTTGGGGGCGGTACTGGTTGGAACTGGCTGACAACAATTTCGCTGTATTTGCAGCCTGGGCAACCGCTTTATGTGTTACTCTATGCGTCTGCAATCATCTTCTTCTGTTTCTTCTACACGGCGTTGGTCTTCAACCCGCGTGAAACAGCAGAGAACCTGAAGAAGTCCGGTGCATTTGTACCAGGAATTCGTCCGGGAGAGCAAACGGCGAAGTACATCGATAAAGTAATGACCCGTCTGACTCTGGTCGGCGCGCTCTATATTACTTTTATCTGCCTGATCCCGGAGTTCATGCGTGATGCAATGAAAGTGCCGTTCTACTTTGGTGGGACCTCGTTGCTTATCGTTGTTGTCGTGATTATGGACTTTATGGCTCAAGTGCAAACTCTGATGATGTCCAGTCAGTATGAGTCTGCATTGAAGAAGGCTAACCTCAAAGGCTAA
- the rpmJ gene encoding 50S ribosomal protein L36: MKVRASVKKMCRNCKIVKRDGVIRVICSAEPKHKQRQG, encoded by the coding sequence ATGAAAGTTCGTGCTTCCGTCAAGAAAATGTGCCGTAACTGCAAAATCGTTAAGCGTGATGGCGTCATCCGCGTGATTTGCAGTGCCGAGCCGAAGCATAAACAGCGTCAAGGCTGA
- the rpsM gene encoding 30S ribosomal protein S13: MARIAGINIPDHKHAVIALTAIYGVGKTRSKAILASAGIAEDVKISELSEEQIDTLRDEVGKFVVEGDLRREITLSIKRLMDLGCYRGLRHRRGLPVRGQRTKTNARTRKGPRKPIKK, translated from the coding sequence GTGGCCCGTATAGCAGGCATTAACATTCCTGATCACAAACATGCTGTAATCGCATTAACTGCGATCTATGGCGTCGGCAAGACTCGCTCCAAGGCTATTCTGGCCTCTGCGGGTATCGCTGAAGATGTTAAGATCAGTGAGCTGTCTGAAGAACAGATCGACACGCTGCGTGACGAAGTTGGTAAGTTCGTTGTAGAAGGCGATCTGCGTCGTGAAATTACCCTGAGCATCAAGCGTCTTATGGACCTTGGTTGCTATCGTGGTTTGCGTCATCGTCGTGGTCTTCCGGTTCGCGGTCAGCGTACCAAGACCAATGCTCGTACCCGTAAGGGTCCGCGCAAACCGATCAAGAAATAA
- the rpsK gene encoding 30S ribosomal protein S11, with protein MAKAPVRARKRVRKQVSDGVAHVHASFNNTIVTITDRQGNALGWATAGGSGFRGSRKSTPFAAQVAAERCAEAVKDYGIKNLEVMVKGPGPGRESTIRALNAAGFRITNITDVTPIPHNGCRPPKKRRV; from the coding sequence ATGGCAAAGGCACCAGTTCGTGCACGTAAACGTGTAAGAAAGCAAGTCTCTGACGGCGTGGCACATGTCCATGCTTCTTTCAACAACACCATCGTAACAATTACCGATCGTCAGGGTAATGCGCTGGGTTGGGCAACTGCCGGTGGTTCCGGTTTCCGTGGTTCGCGTAAATCCACTCCGTTTGCAGCTCAGGTTGCAGCAGAGCGTTGCGCTGAAGCCGTAAAAGACTACGGTATCAAGAACCTCGAAGTTATGGTTAAGGGACCGGGTCCGGGTCGCGAATCTACTATTCGTGCTCTGAACGCCGCTGGTTTCCGCATCACTAATATTACTGATGTGACTCCGATCCCTCACAACGGTTGTCGTCCGCCGAAAAAACGTCGCGTATAA
- the rpsD gene encoding 30S ribosomal protein S4: protein MARYLGPKLKLSRREGTDLFLKSGVRAIDTKCKIEQAPGQHGARKPRLSDYGVQLREKQKVRRIYGVLERQFRNYYKEAARLKGNTGENLLALLEGRLDNVVYRMGFGATRAEARQLVSHKAVMVNGRVVNIASYQVKPNDVVSVREKAKKQSRVKAALELAEQREKPTWLEVDAGKMEGTFKRKPERSDLSADINEHLIVELYSK from the coding sequence ATGGCAAGATATTTGGGTCCTAAGCTCAAGCTGAGCCGTCGCGAGGGTACAGACCTGTTCCTGAAGTCTGGCGTTCGCGCGATTGATACCAAGTGTAAAATTGAACAAGCTCCTGGCCAGCACGGTGCGCGTAAACCGCGTCTGTCTGACTATGGTGTGCAGTTGCGTGAAAAGCAGAAAGTTCGCCGTATCTACGGTGTGCTGGAGCGTCAGTTCCGTAACTATTATAAAGAAGCAGCACGTCTGAAAGGCAACACCGGTGAAAACCTGTTGGCTCTGCTGGAAGGTCGTCTGGACAACGTAGTCTACCGTATGGGCTTCGGCGCCACTCGTGCAGAAGCACGTCAGCTGGTTAGCCACAAAGCGGTTATGGTAAACGGTCGTGTTGTTAACATCGCTTCTTATCAGGTTAAACCGAACGACGTTGTTAGCGTCCGTGAGAAAGCCAAAAAGCAGTCTCGCGTGAAAGCCGCTCTTGAGCTGGCTGAGCAGCGTGAAAAGCCAACCTGGCTGGAAGTTGATGCTGGCAAGATGGAAGGTACGTTCAAACGTAAACCTGAGCGTTCCGATCTGTCTGCGGACATTAACGAACACCTGATCGTCGAGCTTTACTCCAAGTAA
- the rpoA gene encoding DNA-directed RNA polymerase subunit alpha, with translation MQGSVTEFLKPRLVDIEQVSSTHAKVTLEPLERGFGHTLGNALRRILLSSMPGCAVTEVEIDGVLHEYSTKEGVQEDILEILLNLKGLAVRVQGKDEVILSLNKSGIGPVTAADITHDGDVEIVKPQHVICHLTDENASISMRIKVQRGRGYVPASARIHSEEDERPIGRLLVDACYSPVERIAYNVEAARVEQRTDLDKLVIEMETNGTIDPEEAIRRAATILAEQLEAFVDLRDVRQPEVKEEKPEFDPILLRPVDDLELTVRSANCLKAEAIHYIGDLVQRTEVELLKTPNLGKKSLTEIKDVLASRGLSLGMRLENWPPASIADE, from the coding sequence ATGCAGGGTTCTGTGACAGAGTTTCTAAAACCGCGCCTGGTAGATATCGAGCAAGTGAGTTCGACGCACGCCAAGGTGACCCTTGAGCCTTTAGAGCGTGGCTTTGGCCATACTCTGGGTAACGCACTGCGCCGTATTCTGCTTTCATCAATGCCGGGTTGCGCGGTGACCGAAGTTGAGATTGATGGTGTACTTCATGAGTACAGCACCAAAGAAGGTGTCCAGGAAGATATCCTGGAAATCCTGCTCAACCTGAAAGGGCTGGCGGTAAGAGTTCAGGGCAAAGACGAAGTTATTCTTTCTCTGAATAAATCTGGCATTGGCCCTGTGACTGCAGCCGACATCACCCACGACGGTGATGTCGAAATCGTCAAGCCGCAGCATGTGATCTGCCACCTGACCGATGAAAACGCATCTATTAGCATGCGTATCAAAGTTCAGCGCGGTCGTGGTTATGTGCCGGCTTCTGCCCGAATTCATTCGGAAGAAGATGAGCGCCCAATCGGTCGTCTGCTGGTCGATGCTTGCTACAGCCCTGTAGAGCGTATTGCCTACAATGTTGAAGCGGCACGCGTAGAGCAGCGTACTGACCTGGACAAGCTGGTCATCGAAATGGAAACCAACGGCACAATCGATCCTGAAGAGGCGATTCGTCGTGCGGCGACCATACTGGCCGAACAACTGGAAGCTTTCGTTGACCTGCGTGATGTACGTCAGCCGGAAGTGAAAGAAGAGAAGCCAGAATTCGATCCGATCCTGCTGCGCCCTGTTGACGATCTGGAATTGACTGTCCGCTCTGCTAACTGCCTCAAGGCAGAAGCTATCCACTATATCGGTGATCTGGTACAGCGTACCGAGGTTGAGCTGCTTAAAACGCCTAACCTGGGTAAAAAATCTCTTACTGAGATTAAAGACGTGCTGGCCTCACGTGGTCTTTCTCTGGGCATGCGCCTGGAAAATTGGCCACCGGCAAGCATTGCTGACGAGTAA
- the rplQ gene encoding 50S ribosomal protein L17, which translates to MRHRKSGRQLNRNSSHRQAMFRNMAGSLVRHEIIKTTLPKAKELRRVVEPLITLAKTDSVANRRLAFARTRDNEIVAKLFNELGPRFASRAGGYTRILKCGFRAGDNAPMAYIELVDRPEPQTEAAE; encoded by the coding sequence ATGCGCCATCGTAAGAGTGGTCGTCAACTGAACCGCAACAGCAGCCATCGCCAGGCTATGTTCCGCAACATGGCAGGTTCTCTGGTTCGTCATGAGATCATCAAGACGACCCTGCCGAAAGCGAAAGAGCTGCGTCGCGTAGTTGAGCCGCTGATTACTCTTGCCAAGACTGATAGCGTTGCTAATCGTCGTCTGGCATTCGCCCGCACTCGTGATAACGAGATCGTGGCAAAACTGTTTAACGAGCTGGGCCCGCGTTTCGCGAGCCGCGCAGGTGGTTACACTCGCATTCTGAAGTGTGGCTTCCGCGCAGGTGACAATGCTCCGATGGCTTACATCGAGCTGGTTGATCGCCCTGAGCCGCAAACAGAAGCAGCAGAGTAA
- a CDS encoding DUF1992 domain-containing protein, giving the protein MWIIDQWAERHIEDALRDGAFDNLPGCGEPLVLDDDSLIPVELRAGYRLLKNAGCLPPELETRKEALELQDLLRSVQEQHPDYQALSKRLALLELRLRQAGLSTNFLHGEYADRLFNRIDEE; this is encoded by the coding sequence ATGTGGATAATTGACCAGTGGGCTGAACGCCATATTGAAGATGCTCTGCGTGACGGAGCATTTGATAACCTTCCAGGGTGTGGTGAGCCGCTGGTGCTGGATGATGATTCGCTCATTCCAGTGGAGCTTCGGGCAGGTTATCGCCTGCTTAAAAATGCAGGTTGTTTACCGCCGGAACTGGAAACACGTAAAGAGGCACTGGAGCTTCAGGATTTGTTGCGTTCGGTTCAGGAACAACACCCAGACTATCAGGCACTGAGTAAGCGCCTGGCATTACTTGAGTTGCGGCTGCGCCAGGCTGGATTGAGTACGAATTTTCTGCATGGTGAATACGCCGACAGACTGTTCAACCGAATTGATGAGGAATAA
- the zntR gene encoding Zn(2+)-responsive transcriptional regulator: MYRIGQLAKLAEVTPDTIRYYEKLGMMSHDIRTEGGFRLYDEADLRRLQFIRHGRQLGFTLEAIAELLSIRVDPAHHTCQESKGIVQARLAEVESKIAELQEMRNSLKRLNDACCGTAHSSVYCSILEALEQGAAR, encoded by the coding sequence GTGTATCGCATTGGCCAACTTGCAAAACTGGCAGAAGTGACGCCAGATACTATTCGTTATTACGAAAAACTTGGGATGATGTCCCATGATATTCGTACCGAGGGCGGTTTTCGTTTATATGACGAAGCAGACCTGCGGCGTTTGCAATTTATTCGTCATGGGCGCCAGCTAGGTTTTACACTGGAGGCCATTGCTGAGCTGCTTTCAATTCGCGTTGATCCTGCTCATCATACCTGTCAGGAGTCCAAAGGTATCGTACAGGCCAGACTGGCAGAAGTGGAAAGTAAGATTGCGGAGCTACAGGAAATGCGCAATTCACTTAAAAGGCTTAATGATGCCTGCTGTGGTACAGCGCACAGTAGCGTTTACTGCTCAATTCTTGAAGCTCTTGAGCAAGGAGCCGCGCGTTGA
- a CDS encoding alternative ribosome-rescue factor A: MSSYKHTRGRIQDNAIEALLHDPLFRQRVEKNKKGKGSFLRKAKHGGKGYQEASGKQANCFFTTGLLRCVA; this comes from the coding sequence ATGAGCTCTTACAAACATACCCGAGGTAGAATTCAGGACAATGCGATTGAAGCCCTGCTTCATGATCCGCTGTTTCGTCAGCGAGTAGAAAAAAATAAGAAAGGGAAAGGAAGCTTTCTACGTAAGGCAAAACATGGTGGTAAAGGCTACCAGGAGGCCAGTGGCAAACAAGCAAATTGCTTTTTTACCACTGGCCTTCTGCGTTGTGTCGCCTGA
- the mscL gene encoding large-conductance mechanosensitive channel protein MscL, with the protein MSFLKEFRDFAMRGNVVDLAVGVIIGAAFGKIVSSLVADIIMPPLGLLIGGIDFKQFAWTLRPAEGDIPAVVMNYGIFIQNIFDFVIVALAIFAAIKLMTKLRKKQEEPAAGPTNQEVLLGEIRDLLKEQNNKRV; encoded by the coding sequence ATGAGTTTTCTTAAAGAGTTTCGCGATTTCGCGATGCGCGGCAATGTGGTCGATCTGGCTGTCGGTGTCATCATAGGTGCAGCTTTCGGTAAAATTGTTTCATCCCTGGTTGCCGATATCATCATGCCGCCACTCGGGCTGCTGATTGGTGGGATAGACTTTAAACAATTTGCCTGGACACTGCGCCCTGCAGAAGGTGACATCCCCGCCGTAGTGATGAATTACGGTATATTCATTCAGAATATTTTTGACTTTGTGATTGTTGCGTTGGCGATTTTCGCAGCAATTAAACTGATGACGAAACTGCGTAAGAAACAAGAAGAACCTGCAGCAGGGCCAACGAATCAAGAGGTGCTTCTGGGGGAAATTCGCGATCTGCTCAAAGAGCAGAATAATAAACGCGTTTAA
- the trkA gene encoding Trk system potassium transporter TrkA, which produces MKIIILGAGQVGGTLAENLVGENNDITVVDTNGDRLRSLQDKFDLRVVQGHGSHPRVLREAGADDADMLVAVTSSDETNMIACQIAYSLFNTPSRIARIRAPEYVRDAERIFTPEAVPIDHLIAPEQLVIDNIYRLIEYPGALQVVNFAEGKVSLGVVKAYYGGPLVGNALSTMRDHMPHIDTRVAAIFRHDRPIRPQGSTIVEAGDEVFFIAASQHIRAVMSELQRLEKPYKRIMLVGGGNIGAGLARRLEKDYSVKLIERNQQRAAELAEMLQDTIVFYGDASDQELLSEEHIEQVDLFIAVTNDDEANIMSAMLAKRLGAKKVMVLIQRRAYVDLVQGSVIDIAISPQQATISALLSHVRKADIVGVSSLRRGVAEAIEAVAHGDESTSRVVGRVISEIKLPPGTIIGAVVRGNDVMIANDDLRIEQGDHVIMFLTDKKFVSDVERLFQPSPFFL; this is translated from the coding sequence ATGAAGATAATCATTCTCGGTGCAGGCCAGGTTGGCGGTACTCTGGCGGAAAACCTGGTCGGTGAAAACAACGATATTACCGTGGTGGATACCAACGGCGATCGTCTGCGCAGCCTGCAGGATAAATTTGATTTGCGGGTAGTGCAGGGGCATGGCTCACATCCACGCGTATTGCGTGAAGCCGGCGCCGATGATGCAGATATGCTGGTCGCCGTGACCAGCTCTGATGAAACCAACATGATTGCCTGCCAGATAGCGTATTCGTTATTCAATACGCCAAGCCGTATTGCCCGTATCCGCGCACCAGAATATGTTCGTGATGCGGAACGTATCTTTACGCCAGAAGCGGTGCCGATTGACCATCTGATTGCACCGGAACAGCTGGTCATAGACAACATTTATCGCCTGATTGAGTACCCAGGTGCTCTGCAGGTGGTAAATTTTGCTGAAGGCAAAGTCAGTCTTGGCGTTGTAAAAGCCTACTACGGCGGGCCGCTGGTCGGTAATGCGCTCTCCACAATGCGTGACCACATGCCACATATTGATACCCGCGTTGCGGCCATTTTCCGCCACGACAGGCCGATTCGGCCTCAGGGCTCAACTATCGTTGAAGCTGGCGATGAAGTCTTCTTTATCGCAGCATCACAGCATATTCGTGCTGTGATGAGTGAGCTTCAGCGCCTGGAAAAGCCGTACAAACGCATTATGCTGGTTGGCGGTGGCAATATCGGGGCGGGGCTGGCACGACGTCTTGAAAAAGATTACAGCGTTAAGCTGATTGAGCGTAACCAACAACGTGCCGCCGAGCTGGCTGAAATGTTGCAGGACACTATCGTTTTCTACGGTGATGCATCCGATCAGGAACTGCTCTCTGAAGAGCACATCGAACAGGTCGATTTGTTTATTGCCGTCACTAACGATGATGAAGCCAACATCATGTCAGCAATGTTGGCCAAAAGGCTGGGGGCTAAAAAGGTTATGGTGCTGATTCAGCGCCGTGCTTACGTTGACCTGGTACAAGGCAGCGTTATTGATATCGCCATTTCCCCGCAACAGGCAACGATTTCAGCACTTCTCAGCCATGTACGTAAAGCCGATATCGTCGGTGTATCTTCACTGCGCCGTGGTGTAGCGGAGGCTATTGAAGCCGTGGCTCATGGGGATGAAAGCACTTCACGAGTAGTTGGACGCGTCATCAGTGAAATTAAACTCCCCCCGGGAACAATTATCGGTGCAGTTGTGCGCGGTAATGATGTCATGATTGCCAATGATGACCTGCGTATTGAGCAGGGAGATCACGTCATCATGTTCCTTACAGATAAGAAATTCGTATCTGATGTTGAGCGTTTGTTCCAGCCAAGCCCTTTCTTTCTGTAA
- the rsmB gene encoding 16S rRNA (cytosine(967)-C(5))-methyltransferase RsmB, with protein MKKHINLRSIAAQAVEQVVEQGQSLSNILPPLQQKVSDKDKALLQELSFGVLRTLPQLEWLVSQLMSRPMTGKQRSLHYLIMVGFYQLIYTRIPPHAALAETVEGAVALKKMQFKGLVNGVLRNFQRRQEELLGQASQNECHWMFPDWLLTRLRKAYPLKWQSIVEASNQRPPMWLRVNRQHGSRDAWLTRLREHGAEGLTHSRYPDAVRLEAPLPVHALPGFEQGDVTVQDASAQGCITYLDPQDGDSILDLCAAPGGKTTHILEAAPQASVLAVDVDTHRLKRVHENLGRLGMNAEVIAGDGRFPEQWCGDRLFDRILLDAPCSATGVIRRHPDIKWLRRDRDIIELAQLQREILDAIWPHLKSGGTLVYATCSVLPEENKEQVSAFLKRHNDAKLADTGTLDCPGIQNLPAPEEGDGFYYAKIIKD; from the coding sequence ATGAAAAAACACATTAATCTTCGCAGCATTGCGGCACAGGCCGTTGAACAGGTGGTTGAACAAGGGCAGTCGTTGAGTAATATCCTGCCGCCACTGCAGCAAAAAGTCTCAGATAAAGACAAGGCACTGCTTCAGGAACTGAGTTTTGGCGTGTTGCGTACGCTGCCTCAGCTTGAGTGGCTGGTGAGCCAGCTGATGTCACGCCCGATGACGGGTAAACAGCGCTCACTTCATTACCTGATCATGGTCGGCTTCTATCAACTGATTTACACCCGAATTCCCCCGCACGCAGCGCTCGCTGAAACAGTCGAAGGCGCTGTTGCATTGAAAAAAATGCAGTTTAAAGGGCTGGTTAACGGTGTATTGCGTAATTTCCAACGCCGTCAGGAAGAGCTACTGGGTCAGGCCTCGCAAAATGAATGTCACTGGATGTTCCCCGACTGGCTGCTGACGCGCCTGCGCAAAGCTTATCCGCTGAAGTGGCAGAGCATTGTTGAGGCCAGTAATCAGCGCCCGCCTATGTGGTTGCGCGTTAACCGCCAGCATGGCAGCCGCGACGCATGGCTCACACGGCTGCGCGAGCATGGCGCAGAAGGCCTTACGCACTCCCGTTATCCTGATGCTGTGCGCCTTGAGGCCCCATTACCCGTTCATGCCCTGCCCGGCTTTGAACAAGGCGATGTCACCGTTCAGGATGCCTCTGCACAAGGCTGTATTACTTATCTTGATCCTCAGGATGGAGATTCCATTCTCGATCTGTGCGCTGCTCCTGGCGGTAAAACTACCCATATTCTTGAAGCAGCTCCTCAGGCAAGCGTGCTGGCGGTTGATGTTGATACTCACCGCCTTAAGCGCGTGCATGAAAACCTGGGCCGCCTTGGTATGAATGCAGAGGTCATAGCTGGTGATGGTCGTTTTCCTGAGCAGTGGTGCGGTGACCGTCTGTTTGACCGTATCCTGTTAGATGCACCTTGCTCTGCTACCGGTGTAATTCGCCGCCACCCGGATATCAAATGGTTGCGTCGCGACAGAGATATTATCGAGCTAGCGCAATTGCAGAGGGAAATTCTTGACGCAATCTGGCCACACCTGAAATCGGGCGGCACGCTGGTCTATGCAACCTGTTCTGTCCTGCCAGAAGAAAATAAAGAGCAGGTTTCAGCCTTCCTGAAGCGCCACAACGACGCAAAACTTGCCGATACAGGCACGCTGGACTGTCCGGGAATACAGAACCTGCCCGCACCGGAAGAAGGTGACGGTTTCTATTACGCTAAGATCATCAAGGACTGA